One stretch of Eretmochelys imbricata isolate rEreImb1 chromosome 1, rEreImb1.hap1, whole genome shotgun sequence DNA includes these proteins:
- the LOC144268018 gene encoding beta-1,4-galactosyltransferase 3-like: MSLSRVENPCFLLFLAVFQAIFILILYRGGASSVFRGFLDAPQPWDYSKTQDVYTNLSLFTRAPNEETMPYCTAQSPIFVGPLTITFNAFPSERRIIKKNPFVRFGGCYSPPHCLARYKSAIIVPHKNQEKHLRYLLYYLHPFLQRQQLHYSIYLIHQAGNATFNRAKLLNVGVREAMKDEDWDCLLLHDVDLIPENDYNLYVCDEYYPKHIASAIDKFQYSLPYWSFFGGVSALTPEHYMKINGFPNTYWGSRGEDDDIAARIQLAGMKIVRTPIHLGRYKMVDLEQHTGSEEHLRRPAPLHNTRKTWKDDGMNSVEFKLLSRKKHLLYTNITVDIGNAPTLPPEEKNKE, translated from the exons ATGTCCCTGTCTCGTGTTGAAAATCCTTGTTTTCTGCTCTTTCTAGCTGTATTTCAAGCCATATTTATCCTGATTTTGTACCGAGGTGGAGCATCAAGTGTGTTTCGGGGATTTTTAGATGCACCTCAGCCCTGGGATTACTCAAAAACACAGGATGTGTATACAAACCTCAGCTTGTTCACCCGAGCTCCTAATGAAGAAACTATGCCATATTGCACAGCCCAGTCACCGATATTTG TTGGTCCATTAACCATCACCTTCAATGCATTCCCCAGTGAAAGaaggataataaaaaaaaatccctttgttcGGTTTGGAGGCTGCTATAGCCCTCCTCACTGCCTGGCTCGCTACAAATCAGCCATCATTGTAccacacaagaaccaggagaaGCACCTGCGATACCTTCTCTATTATCTACATCCCTTCCTGCAGCGCCAACAGCTTCACTACAGCATCTACTTGATTCACCAG GCTGGGAATGCTACTTTTAACCGAGCAAAGCTCCTTAATGTTGGTGTCCGGGAAGCCATGAAGGATGAGGACTGGGATTGTCTGCTCCTGCATGATGTGGACCTCATTCCTGAAAATGATTATAACCTCTATGTCTGTGATGAATACTACCCCAAACACATTGCCAGTGCCATAGACAAATTCCAGTACAG tttGCCATATTGGTCCTTTTTTGGAGGTGTGTCTGCTTTGACTCCAGAGCATTACATGAAGATAAATGGGTTTCCAAACACCTACTGGGGCAGTCGTGGTGAAGATGATGACATTGCTGCAAG GATTCAGTTAGCAGGAATGAAAATAGTCAGGACCCCTATTCATCTTGGACGCTACAAAATGGTGGATCTTGAGCAACACACAGGGAGTGAAGAGCACCTAAGAAG GCCTGCTCCACTGCACAACACCAGAAAAACATGGAAGGATGATGGAATGAATTCTGTAGAGTTCAAACTCCTTTCAAGAAAGAAGCACCTTCTTTATACCAACATCACTGTGGACATTGGGAATGCTCCCACGCTGCCtccagaggagaaaaacaaagaatAG